A region from the Catellatospora sp. TT07R-123 genome encodes:
- a CDS encoding NUDIX domain-containing protein, protein MTHPVQLSAVLLVDRDGALLLQLRDEHAPNYPNIWGLPGGHVEPGETPEQAAPRELLEETALRPDEPLRLFETQHLPEHNLVKHYFYGPTSAVQDDVVVGEGAAIVFVAAGEVFDGRTFTPGTRQTLERFLASPQYAALAARS, encoded by the coding sequence ATGACCCATCCCGTACAGCTGTCCGCCGTGCTCCTGGTCGACCGCGACGGGGCGCTGCTGCTACAGCTGCGCGACGAGCACGCGCCGAACTACCCGAACATCTGGGGCCTGCCCGGCGGGCATGTCGAGCCCGGGGAGACCCCCGAGCAGGCCGCGCCGCGCGAGCTGCTGGAGGAGACGGCGCTGCGCCCCGACGAGCCGCTGCGGCTGTTCGAGACCCAGCACCTGCCCGAGCACAACCTGGTCAAGCACTACTTCTACGGTCCGACCTCGGCGGTGCAGGACGACGTGGTGGTCGGCGAGGGCGCGGCGATCGTGTTCGTCGCGGCCGGTGAGGTGTTCGACGGGCGCACCTTCACGCCGGGTACGCGGCAGACGCTGGAACGCTTCCTCGCCTCCCCGCAGTACGCGGCGCTGGCGGCCCGGTCCTGA
- a CDS encoding histidine phosphatase family protein: MAARTLYLVRHGHAAADGNLSDDGRRQAELTGLRLAGVPFAAVHHGSLPRATQTAHLIAAQLPGVPVASSELADDYVPYVPESLPPVWSGFFDGYSAPELADGARRARALVERFAAPPTQDVHELVVTHAFAVAWLLRHALDAPEHRWLGLNQANCGVTVIRYDEQRPPAPLVFNDLSHLPEPLRWTGFPPHLRP; encoded by the coding sequence ATGGCGGCGCGCACGCTGTACCTGGTCCGGCACGGGCACGCCGCCGCCGACGGGAACCTGAGCGACGACGGGCGCCGCCAGGCGGAGCTGACCGGGCTGCGGCTGGCCGGGGTGCCGTTCGCGGCCGTACACCATGGGTCGCTGCCCCGGGCGACGCAGACCGCGCACCTGATCGCGGCGCAGCTGCCGGGGGTGCCGGTCGCGTCCAGCGAGCTGGCCGACGACTACGTGCCGTACGTGCCCGAGTCGCTGCCGCCGGTGTGGTCCGGTTTCTTCGACGGCTACAGCGCGCCGGAGCTGGCCGACGGGGCGCGGCGGGCGCGGGCGCTGGTCGAGCGGTTCGCCGCACCGCCCACGCAGGACGTGCACGAGCTGGTGGTCACGCACGCGTTCGCGGTCGCGTGGCTGCTGCGGCACGCCCTGGACGCGCCCGAGCACCGCTGGCTGGGCCTCAACCAGGCCAACTGCGGCGTGACCGTCATCCGGTACGACGAGCAGCGCCCGCCCGCGCCGCTGGTCTTCAACGACCTGTCGCACCTGCCCGAGCCGCTGCGCTGGACGGGCTTCCCGCCCCACCTGCGCCCCTGA
- a CDS encoding DUF695 domain-containing protein: MPFFQRKPKPSPHAVAAFWTRWAVLRDELAASVTGADPSRYAAELGDLVNAIDPALEFELTPGTTATHALVVTPAGRPELRAAAARWLAAAPAADAVWEYRMARIADEKVFGSELGFGDVRLAMSGLRYAFTVHEERGQVDVVCHHPDFERLPDGARAQVTFLSLDWLLGEDQVETWLGAIEWSAAAPADAQPPAQLRDAVHRLAGRGDSWTLMTGQGSGLPCIATANLPLRAARWPRFDQHLAVALPFRTANAGRLPVEGSLDALRAFEDDLTMSVGADGTLVAHETGDLLRTLHLYVDSQSQARARVEAALPRWSEGRAKVAARQDPGMAGVRHLG; the protein is encoded by the coding sequence ATGCCGTTCTTCCAGCGCAAACCCAAGCCGTCGCCCCACGCTGTAGCGGCGTTCTGGACGCGGTGGGCGGTGCTGCGCGACGAACTCGCCGCGTCGGTGACCGGCGCGGACCCGAGCCGGTACGCCGCTGAGCTCGGCGACCTCGTCAACGCCATCGACCCGGCGCTGGAGTTCGAGCTGACGCCCGGCACCACCGCCACGCACGCGCTCGTGGTCACCCCGGCCGGACGGCCCGAGCTGCGCGCGGCCGCCGCCCGCTGGCTGGCCGCCGCGCCCGCGGCCGACGCGGTCTGGGAATACCGCATGGCCCGCATCGCCGACGAGAAGGTGTTCGGCAGCGAGCTCGGCTTCGGCGACGTCCGGCTGGCCATGTCGGGCCTGCGCTACGCCTTCACCGTCCACGAGGAACGCGGCCAGGTCGACGTCGTCTGCCACCACCCGGACTTCGAGCGGCTGCCCGACGGCGCCCGCGCCCAGGTCACCTTCCTCAGCCTGGACTGGCTGCTGGGCGAGGACCAGGTCGAGACCTGGCTCGGTGCCATCGAATGGTCTGCGGCGGCTCCCGCCGACGCTCAGCCGCCCGCGCAGCTGCGCGACGCCGTACACCGGCTGGCCGGGCGGGGCGACAGCTGGACGCTGATGACCGGGCAGGGCAGCGGCCTGCCCTGCATCGCCACCGCGAACCTGCCGCTGCGCGCCGCCCGCTGGCCCCGTTTCGACCAGCACCTGGCGGTCGCGCTGCCGTTCCGTACGGCCAACGCGGGCCGGCTGCCGGTGGAGGGCTCGCTGGACGCGCTGCGGGCGTTCGAGGACGACCTCACCATGTCGGTCGGCGCCGACGGGACCCTCGTGGCCCACGAGACCGGCGACCTGCTGCGCACGCTGCACCTGTACGTCGACTCCCAGAGCCAGGCGCGGGCCCGGGTCGAGGCGGCGCTGCCGCGCTGGTCCGAGGGCCGGGCCAAGGTGGCCGCCAGGCAGGACCCGGGCATGGCGGGCGTACGCCACCTGGGCTGA